A window of Prosthecobacter sp. SYSU 5D2 contains these coding sequences:
- the dacB gene encoding D-alanyl-D-alanine carboxypeptidase/D-alanyl-D-alanine-endopeptidase yields MKNALICFLLAAVTALLFLLGRQDAPVLVVPPPYPELVRLFEEAAQNPALSGTAIGFCLLDADGEVVFEQNSRTAFIPASTLKTVTTATALEIWGPEHRLQTLLKSTAPILDGILTGDLVIEGGADPTLSLEDLEAWVALLLEKGLQRITGRIIGDGRLLQGSLYDDFWNWGDIGNGYGSGVAGLNLNHNRFTARFRAGDEEGTKAAFLGASPEVPGIRWINEMITGSAESGDGVVIYGGERTGVIHLRGTVPLGSTGFAVTGAVPDPEQYAAHHLRALLLNAGIIVEGAAETSASGAIPEALEVLHTHESPPLLDIITSIHATSDNHETECLYRLLGLTDGKPPDEVVRDHWLARGLAFEGLRMEDGCGLARADFIRPLDLARLQHLARQGPHGEFYRESLLVSADGAVRWKGGAMSGVRSYTGYVKGTSGAEFSFALMMNHFRSASEPAHLQTGLLEILRQL; encoded by the coding sequence GTGAAGAATGCGCTGATATGCTTTTTGTTAGCGGCGGTAACGGCCCTGCTCTTTCTGCTGGGCCGCCAGGATGCGCCTGTTCTTGTTGTCCCGCCGCCTTATCCAGAGCTGGTGCGCCTGTTTGAAGAAGCGGCACAGAATCCGGCCTTGAGCGGCACGGCCATTGGCTTTTGTCTCCTGGATGCAGACGGGGAAGTTGTCTTTGAACAGAACAGCCGCACGGCCTTCATTCCTGCCTCCACTTTAAAAACCGTCACCACGGCCACCGCCCTGGAGATCTGGGGTCCGGAGCATCGTCTTCAGACCCTGTTGAAATCAACAGCTCCCATTCTTGATGGCATCCTGACTGGAGACCTGGTCATCGAAGGCGGCGCCGATCCCACCCTCTCGCTGGAAGACTTGGAAGCCTGGGTTGCCCTGCTGCTGGAAAAGGGGCTCCAGCGCATCACGGGCCGCATCATCGGTGATGGCCGCCTGCTGCAGGGTTCACTCTACGATGACTTCTGGAACTGGGGCGACATCGGCAACGGCTACGGCAGCGGCGTGGCGGGCCTGAATTTGAATCACAACCGTTTCACCGCTCGCTTCCGCGCGGGGGATGAAGAGGGTACAAAGGCCGCCTTCCTCGGTGCCAGTCCAGAGGTGCCAGGCATCCGATGGATCAACGAAATGATCACCGGCAGCGCCGAATCCGGGGATGGCGTGGTCATTTATGGCGGCGAGCGCACGGGTGTCATTCATCTGCGCGGCACCGTGCCGCTGGGCTCGACTGGCTTTGCCGTGACGGGTGCCGTACCCGATCCTGAGCAGTATGCAGCGCATCATCTGCGGGCCTTGCTGTTGAATGCCGGCATTATTGTGGAAGGTGCTGCGGAGACTTCGGCCTCCGGGGCCATCCCCGAAGCCCTGGAGGTGCTGCATACCCATGAATCCCCACCGCTTCTTGACATCATCACCAGCATCCATGCCACTTCGGACAACCACGAAACCGAATGTCTGTATCGTTTGTTAGGCCTGACGGATGGAAAACCGCCGGATGAAGTGGTGAGAGACCACTGGCTGGCACGCGGCCTGGCTTTTGAAGGCCTGCGCATGGAGGACGGCTGCGGCCTGGCCCGCGCGGATTTCATCCGGCCGCTCGACCTCGCCCGCTTGCAGCATCTGGCGCGTCAGGGGCCGCATGGAGAGTTTTATCGTGAATCCCTGCTGGTCTCGGCGGACGGAGCCGTCCGCTGGAAAGGTGGTGCCATGTCCGGGGTGCGTTCCTACACCGGTTATGTCAAGGGGACATCTGGCGCAGAGTTCAGCTTTGCCCTGATGATGAACCATTTCCGGTCCGCGTCAGAACCGGCACATTTGCAGACTGGGCTGTTAGAAATCCTGCGTCAACTGTAA